Genomic window (Campylobacter ureolyticus ACS-301-V-Sch3b):
CCATTGTGCCAACCGCACCACTTAACTGACCTGTTAAAACTCGTGGTTTTGCCTCTTTAAGCCTGTCTAAATTTCGCCTGATTTCTTGTGCCCACATCGCAACCTTAAAGCCAAATGTTATAGGGAGTGCGTGGATAACATGCGTTCTTCCTGCCATTACTGTGTTTTTGTATTTTTTAGCCAAATTTAGGGCATCTTTATAAGTTTTTGTTAGAAGTTTTTCTAAAATTTCAATAGCTTCTTTGATTTGTAGCACTAGGCCATTATCCATGATATCTTGACTTGTAGCACCCCAATGAACAAACTCTCCACTGTCATCATCAAAAACTTTTTTAAACTCTTTTAGTAACGGAACAATTGTTATGGAACTTTTATAATTCTCACCAATTGCATCTATATTTAGAAGTTTTGCATCTGCAAATTTGGTAATTTGCTCGGCACGACGCGGCTTTATTATACCAAGTTTTGCTTGAGCTCTTGCAAGTGCTGCCTCTGTATCAAGCCACTTTTGAACTCTATTTTCATCACTAAAAACCTTTTTCATCGCCTCGCTTGAAAAAAGCACGCCAAAAACTTTACTGTCGATCATACTAGAATTACTCATCTTTTCTCCTTTTTAAAGAATTTAAGTAATTCTAATCTATAAATTTGTCAAGTTCTGACCTTTTTAAATTTAATTTTTTTATATAATGATAATGTCTAAAATAAAAATAAACGCAGTTTTAAAATTTTAAACAAAGCTATAAAATTTGGGCCAAATTTGGGCCAAATTTGATTTAAATTTCTTTATATGGTGCTTGACCTGCTTTGTAAAAGTCATTTCCCTCACAGTCAATCGCAACAATTGCTGGAAAATCAACAACCTCAAGTCTTGCAATAGCTTCAGGACCTAAATCTTCATAAGCTAAAACTTCATATTTTTTAATACTTTTGCTTATCAAAGCTCCAGTGCCACCAATTGCTACCATATAAACAACACAATTTTTTTTCATACTTTCGACTACTTCTTTGCTCCTATAGCCCTTTCCTATCATGGCATTTACACCAAGATCAAGTATTGCTGGAGTGTATTTATCCATTCTACCACTTGTTGTTGGACCAGCTGATCCTATAGCATCTCCTGGGCGTGCTGGAGATGGCCCTACATAATAAATGGTTTGATTTTTAAGATCTACAGGTAGCTTTTCTCCATTTTTCAAAGCCTCGGTCAAAGCTTTATGTGCCGCATCTCTTGCTGCTATTATAGTACCAGTTATTAAAACCCTATCTCCAGCTTTTAAAGTTTTTACGACATCTTTAGTTATAGGTGAAGTTATTTTTTTAGCATCTGACATTTTATCTCCTTAAAGTTCAAAATCAGCATGTCTTGCAGCGTGACAATTTATATTAATAGCTACTGGAAGTCCTGCTATGTGGGTTGGATACCACTCTACATTTACTTTAACAGCCGTTTTGGTTCCACCAAGCCCTTGCGGTCCAACGCCTGTTTTGTTGGCTAACTCTAAAAGCTCATCTTCAAGCTTTGCATATCTTGGATCTTCATTTTTACTATCTGCATCTCTTGCGGCTGCGTATTTTGCCATTAAGGCTGCCTTTTCCATAGTGCCACCAACTCCAACACCAATTACCAAAGGAGGACAGGCATTTGGCCCAGCAAGTTCAACAGCTTCTAAAAATACCTTTTTAACACCCTCAAGCCCATCAGCTGGAACTAACATCTTTAGTATGCTTTTGTTTTCACTTCCAAAGCCTTTTGGTGCAAGCCTTACTTTAAAAACATCACCCTTTACAATTCTTGTGTGAATGACTGCAGGAGTGTTGTTTTTGGTATTTTTACGCTCATAGATTGGATCATTTACAACTGATTTTCTAAGATAATTTTCTGTATATCCCTTGGCAACGCCCTCATTTATGGCATCTTCTATATAGCCACCTTCTATTCTTACATCTTGCCCAATCTCAACAAACACAACGCTCATTCCTGTATCTTGACACAATGGAATACCAGTTGCTTCAGCTATATCGGCATTTTCTAAAATTGTGCCTATTATACTCTTGCCAAGTGGTGATTTCTCATCTTCTTTTGCTTTTTTAAAAGCTTGTTTTAAGTCTGGTGTTACGACACAACAAGCCTGTTTGCAAAGTTTTGCGATATTTTCTACTATATCTTTATAATGAATTATTTTCATATTTTTACCTTTTAAAAATTATAAATTCTACTTATTATACATATATTTGTTTTAATAAAGGTTTAAGAAATTTGCAATATATAAACTTTTCTTAATAGTTCAATTAGTATAATTTTAAATCATTTCACTCTAAAAAGGAGTATTCATGGATTTTTTAATGAATCTAAGTGATAGCACTCAGTTTTTTATACAGCTTTTAATAGTTTTGATTTGTCTTTTCTATGGAGCTAAAAAAGGCGGAGTTGCTCTTGGTATGCTAGGAGGCATAGGGCTTATAGTTTTAGTTTATGGTTTTGGGGTAGCTCCTGGAAAACCAGCAATTTCAGTAATGCTTACTATCTTAGCAGTTGTTGTTGCAAGTGCTACGCTTCAAGCAAGTGGCGGTCTTGATGTTATGCTTCAAATTGCTGAAAGAATTCTTCGCAAAAATCCAAAATATGTAAGTATTTTGGCACCTTTTGTAACCTGCACATTGACTGTTCTTTGTGGAACGGGACATGTTGTTTATACAGTTT
Coding sequences:
- a CDS encoding Fe-S-containing hydro-lyase, encoding MSDAKKITSPITKDVVKTLKAGDRVLITGTIIAARDAAHKALTEALKNGEKLPVDLKNQTIYYVGPSPARPGDAIGSAGPTTSGRMDKYTPAILDLGVNAMIGKGYRSKEVVESMKKNCVVYMVAIGGTGALISKSIKKYEVLAYEDLGPEAIARLEVVDFPAIVAIDCEGNDFYKAGQAPYKEI
- a CDS encoding fumarate hydratase, producing the protein MKIIHYKDIVENIAKLCKQACCVVTPDLKQAFKKAKEDEKSPLGKSIIGTILENADIAEATGIPLCQDTGMSVVFVEIGQDVRIEGGYIEDAINEGVAKGYTENYLRKSVVNDPIYERKNTKNNTPAVIHTRIVKGDVFKVRLAPKGFGSENKSILKMLVPADGLEGVKKVFLEAVELAGPNACPPLVIGVGVGGTMEKAALMAKYAAARDADSKNEDPRYAKLEDELLELANKTGVGPQGLGGTKTAVKVNVEWYPTHIAGLPVAININCHAARHADFEL